The following proteins come from a genomic window of Montipora foliosa isolate CH-2021 chromosome 2, ASM3666993v2, whole genome shotgun sequence:
- the LOC137993002 gene encoding uncharacterized protein isoform X2: protein MDKYASMVQKLVSLSVKLVAVDFDLTIINIHTRGNWQFTAKSLASRVRPTFKLFLAAALECKNLHVAVVTQSPQVSLVREVLEETFPESDTGRIHIRGTDGTWREVKGVTREGKQQHIESVVSQIKKEQKLKIKRDEVILLDDDQKNVELAESCKMRALHITGDDSLDRLLELRSCSSSL from the exons ATGGACAAATATGCCAGCATGGTACAGAAGCTTGTGTCGCTGAGTGTCAAGTTAGTCGCCGTAGATTTTGATCTCACAATCATAAACATACACACTCGTGGAAACTGGCAATTCACTGCTAAGTCTCTGGCATCGCGTGTTCGACCCACATTCAAGCTTTTCTTGGCAGCTGccttggagtgcaaaaaccttCACGTTGCTGTGGTGACTCAGTCGCCTCAGGTTTCCCTTGTTCGGGAGGTTTTAGAAGAAACCTTTCCAGAGAGCGATACCGGTCGAATTCACATCAGAGGAACTGATGGAACTTGGAGAGAAGTGAAAGGGGTAACAAGAGAAG GAAAACAGCAGCACATTGAATCTGTTGTCAGCCAGATTAAAAAGGAACAGAAACTCAAGATTAAAAGAGATGAAGTTATTCTCCTAGATGATGACCAAAAAAATGTTGAACTTGCAGAGAGTTGTAAAATGAGGGCTCTGCATATCACTGGTGATGATAGTCTTGACAGACTGCTTGAACTGAG